A region of the Arachis hypogaea cultivar Tifrunner chromosome 15, arahy.Tifrunner.gnm2.J5K5, whole genome shotgun sequence genome:
TGAAATTATATTACTCCAGGatgaatgaaaatatagaatGCTGACTCACTGTAGGCTCATCAAGAAGTAACATATCAGGCTCTATAAACAGTGCACGAGCAAGAGCTATGCGCATCCGCCATCCTCCAGAAAAAGTTTTTGTTGCTTTCTTCTGCATCTCAGGAGAGAAACTAAGACCCTGAAAATACAGTTGATATCAATAACAACTCTGGACAACTGATTATCCAATTAATAAGGCAAAGTGAAAATCATTTGAGcacaaaaataaattcttttcatGTCACAATGAATTTTCACAAATTCTTCAGGGACTCTGATAGAAACAGGTTTGGCTTGGTTTATAGGAGGAATGGTAAGGAGTTGATGGACTGATTTTTCACTGCTTAATTCGTAATTGTTGCGGAATGGCTGTTTGTTGGTCTTTTTAAGCTAGTTTAGCATGTTTAGGAGCAGTAGTGCTAGGCCTAGCTCCTGCCTATAAATGCTAGgggttagttagtttttagttagttAGAAAATTCTGTTCATTGTGTTAGTTCAGGAGAGGGAAATTCTCTCCAGAGTTGGTTAGATCCAACAGTGTACTCCAATAAGGGATTGTGATCACAATCCCTAGTTTATCAATAAAATCCCCTAATTCTGCTAGTTCCTTGAACCTATCACTGGTACAAGAAGTCCATGGATCCTGGAAGTGGTGAATGGTGTAACCCGATAGCAGAAAATGGAAGGGAGATTGGATGCGATGGAATCGCGACCGATTCGAAGACCTGTGCCGCACGCTGCAGGAGATGCTGTAGAGGATCAATGCACAAGTGCATTCCATGGAGCAGGGCGCTCTGATCCATCACAAACGGAGTTCTCCAGCGTTGCACCAGGCCGCCAATGGCTCACAGGGGAGTAGAACCGCGCCAGAGCAGTGGAGAAAACTGGAACTCCCGATTTTTCAAACAGTGAGGATGCGAGGACTTTGGTCAAGCGTCTGGAGCAGTTCTTGCTCAGAGCGGTGCCAGATGAGGAGTAGCTTGCGGTGGCAACGTTCGCCATGGAAGGCCGCGCGTTCACGTGGTTCCTATGGTGGGAAGCGACCGCACGACGCTACAGTGGCAGTCCCTTCATGTGGCATTACTGCATCACTTCCAGACTGAGAAGGTAAGGAGTTGATGGGCTGATTTTTCACTGTTTAATTCCTAATTGCTGCAGAATGGCTGTTTGTTGGTCTTTTTAAGCTAGTTTATCAGGTTTAGGAGCAGTAGTGCTAGGCCTAGCTGCTGCCTATAAATGCTAGGAGTTAGTTAGCTTTTAGTTAATTATAAAATTCTGTTCAGTGTGTTAGTTCAGGAGAGGAAAATTCTCTCCAGAGTTGGTTAGATCCAACAGTGTACTCCAATAAGGGATTCTGATTTACAATCCCTAGTTCATCAATAAAATCCCCCTAATTCTGCTAGTTCCTTGATCCTATCAGACTCAATTACATTGTTGCCAAGTGTTCAAAACAACTAAGAAGAGAGACAGACGTGAATTTAATGTGGATCAACCTACAAAAATGTAAGACTACATCAATGACTTAAATATGAAGAAAAGATTCCAGAAAAAGTGAACACTAAAAGCAGTAGCAGCTATACACCCCAGCAATTTTCAATTCCAATAAGCTGTTAGGCACTTGGGTGTTATGGGGTGCTCAAGCTCCTACATCGAGTAGATGGGATGCTTGATGTTGTATATAAGGAGAGTGGTTCTTCCCCCTTATCAGCTAGCTTTTAAGGTGTGGTTTCCCACTTTCTTAGATACTTAACAAAAGCCAAAACATTCCCCATTACCTACATTTACTACAAACAATTGCAGCCCTATGGATAAAGGTAGAGGAAGATCTAAGAAAACTATAAAGAAAATTAgtaaaagagatttaaaaataaatgatttacACATGTACATGAGACATGATAGGGCACTATGGTTTCGCTTTATCCATGTAGCTTGTCACCTAGTGGGACAAAGCTTAGTTGTAGTTTGTTGTAATTTTAGGGGACACCCAAAATTAAATACAAGCCATTTTATAAGAAAATTTTGGTTGGAcatttgctatatatatatatatatatatatatatataatagagagagagagagagagagagagagtatttccACCCTCCATAATTACGCAAAACTGATATGTAGGGTCAGGCAGGGATCACAATCTTATTAAGTGATCTAAATGGCTTCTTTGTCAAATCAAATGGTGATGAGAGCGTTTTTTAAAATGTTGGAAGAGTTGGATCTGGATGTCTGATTAGAGATTGTGATAGTAATGGGCTGAGAGGGTGTTCTAGCTGAGTTCCAAGTGTCAGTATATTGAGAGCTGAAGTTTTTGCTATTTGGAGGGGATTGACAATGGCCTAGGAGGCTCGGTTCAAGAATGTCGTTTGCGAAACTAACTCTGTAGAGGTATTCTTTCTGGCTAAATTGGAAAGTGCCATATGATCATGAAGAGAAGGCTATTATCAACGAAATTTTTTAATTGAAGCAGCGAAAAGCTTGGCTTGTCCGTTTTGGTCTGATTCAAAGGGAGGCTAATAAAGTTGTAGACTAAATGGTGAAAGGAGGTGCTCAATGAGCTTCAGATATGGTGGAGTGGCTTTACCCAAATAATTCGATACTTTCGGCTATGATGAGTGATTGTAGTCCTTAGGAACctagtttttttatttctttaggttttttatttccattttctttttcgttttgtATCTTTGTTCAccaaagaaaaaacaaagaaagttCAGAATTTTACAAGCTTCAACATGgttaataagataataaaaactCTCAATAAGTCAAATCAGACTATCAGAGCTTTCTAATCTTCAATAAACTGCAATACACGTTAGTTCACCTATGAACTCACCGCGAGTATCGATGCTGCACGTGCCTCTGCAGAATAAGCATCAATTAACTCAAGCCTCTTGTATATTTCCTCGAGTCTTTGCGAAATACCATCTTTATGAACCTCCCCATTGCTTTGTCCATTTTTCTCCTCAAGTTCCCTCTGGCAAACAGCCACAACATCATCAGTTGTCCAGTTTTAGGGGCATAACAACTTGTAAGACAAACAACACAATAAGGACAGGGGAAGGGAATGGAGACATGATTAAACAGAACAGTATATTCAACTATTCAACCTGTTTGGCAAGCAATTGAGCTTCTTCCTCCAAAAGTTGAGTTCGTTCAATGTCAGCATTGAGAACACACTGCAAGGCAGTTGTATTATCACCAACAACCTCTTGTTCCACATGCAATATCTGACAGTTCATTGGAATACCATCAATGGCATGCATAGCCATGTGCCTGAGGAAAGTAGTTTTGCCTGTACCATTTCTTCCAACAAGGCCTGCACcaccaaaacaaagaaaaagatcaGGAACACCAATCAAATTCCTGATCATGATTGCAGAAACTCACAATAATGGACAAGAAGGAAGCAATCACCATAATGCCTTCCAAAGGAAAGTGTAACTGAACCGTCAACAATGAGATCACGGCCACCAACAGAGATATTGAAGCCCTCCATATGAATGTCCTTCACAGCTGCTCCACCAATACCTTCATGCCTAACACATACAACCGGCATCCCTGCCCGTGCTGCTTCCATCTCTGCTAAGTGCATTTGGTATTGCGCCTGTACATAACAAAAACACAATACCACTAGCTAATGAATCTTTGAACTGCAAGTGATCAACCAGCTATccactcttcttctttttcttttcttttttcctcccTTTGTGGTACAAAAAAAATTTCGATTGAGTGTCTGTTTAGTTAGGGGTAAAAATTGGTAGCAAATTCATGGATAAGTTCAATCATTTTGTGCGTATTTTTACACGTGGAATTCATCCATAACTGTTCCAAACCTATTTTACCCCCAAACAAACATACCTAAGGAAAAACCTCATCAGctgttagggtttttgtggcttaCTAGGTACAGACATATCAACAAAATTCATCAAGTTAAAtacaagaagagagaaaattttaATTGGAACCTCTCTCTGGCGTTcctcctttctctttctcctaTCGAGCTTCATGCGGTCGCGTTCAGAGAGCAAAGGGCCATCAACAGGCTCGGGCTTCTTCTTCTTAGCTTGCCCTTCATCCATTCCCTCATTCATCCTAAACGGCGCCGCAAGACTTCGCACCGTTGGCTTCGCCTTTACCAAACCATGCTTCCCAAACTTATCAGTCAGCTTGCTACACACCTATACCAATTTCACTTGGAATTATTCGACAAACAAAATCGTTAATGAACACGCAAACAAATTGAGATCGTGGTTTCGACTGGGACTGACCGTGCGGCACTCGGAGAAATCGTCGACGCAGCCAGCGGCGACAAGAAGTTCTCCTAGGGCTTCGAAGGCGCCTTCGCCGTCGAGTCCGAAATCAAAGTCGTCGTCGGCGAGGACGTTCACGATGTAATCAACGATTGGCTGATCCACGTCGAGAACCCTTCGTCCCAAAACCTCATGGACCACCGAACTTGCCACGTCAGTCATCTTCTTCCGCTTTCCTATAAGCAATGACGGTAGTTCAGAAAGAGCTGCGAGCGAACCAGCAAAAGAAGAATAATACCCAAATCATTTCCCAAAAAGTTTGAGAGGTTTTGGTGGCATGACTAGTGAACTTGTtacaaaaaagttttttttttagttgttttttttttaaatttttagtgtgttgattaaaattttagtagtaaaaattaaaaaaattcaaatataggaaagatattttagtcttttataaattataattttatattttttttaaaaattatttaaaaaaagatattttaatattaaataaaaaatatttttatattatcatatacaaatataattattagataaaaatatatttttacataaaatattaaaatataaaattatttttatttttctaaaggatcttttaaaaaaatcacttgaaaaaatattttttgtagaataaacTTTGTTATATATTTCACAAACTTGAATGAACAAAAAGATCTAAGTATCTCACGTTTAAGAAAGCCAGAGACCTTCATGTATTTTTTCATTCCTTATAAAGTTAACTATCTGCGAAACAAAATATTaatgacctatttgtcctttcACATTTGGTCGTAGGATTGGAAACCCAAAGGTACAATCTCAAAGGAATCCCACATAGGCACCTTTGTTTGCCACAACAGCAACTTCGTTAGCTACCTTAATGAAAACCACTAACAGAGATGGATTGGATTCACCTTTGGTTAATTTTCttctgtttttaaaaaatttatgtgaaACTTTTTGTCATTAATAAAATTCAAGATCATTTTGGTCAATTTTCTGATAATTCCGGTGCGACATTAGTGATTTGCTCATACTAATAATGCGAGCGGAGTAAATTCAACTAGCATTAATATTTTAATCATAATAGGATCAATTGTAATTAACACATTGTTTAAATAAGtttctatataatttttaaaaatatcagaGTAATATCCCAAatagattttcaaaaaatttacgaTTCGACAGATTTGTCTCCAACAAAATTTAACTAGGATTTTGGGCCTGAGTTTTTTAGTTATACACCAGATACGTCTCCACCCCAGTTTCACCACGTTAAGACTAACGTTGACATCCTACGTGAAGGTTAAATTGCTAATGTATCTAATTAAGTGAGACGTGTCACGCGTAGGACAGTTTGGTCCCTAGCCGATGTGGCAAAAATGACACCGTATTAGATGAGAAAAGAACGACGTCATTTCGTGGAGCACAATTTGGAGGCCAGAGGCGTGAAACGTTGCTGTTTTAAATGGGGGACAATCTCGTTGAAGGAGTCTTCTTATATTCAATCTATTCATGAAATTACTCCAAACCCCACTATCTCTGCTAGGTTTTATAGAAAACCCTTTCATATATCCATTAATGTTGACCATACTCATTGCTCTACTTTGCCATAAAAGTGGTTGTGACGGAGGTCGTGACGGTAGTTGGTTAAAGAATCTAGCTTCGGTTCGTCATTGATCAAGGTTAGTAATTgaattttgttgaattttttagtATGTGTACATGCATTGTGATGgatagtagtagtaattagtggtAGTGGTTGAAAtaagaaaattatatattttttgacagGATTGTATTTCTTTATTTAGTTGGAATCGCTTTATACATTCGTTTTGTGAATAAACAAATAAGAGGTTGTTCTGATGTTGACATATGGACTGATGTTGTGGTAGATAATGGAGTACACGGTGGAACTAATCAGAATGCAGGTAAGGCAAGGTCTGAGACAGCGGGTGATAAAGAATAAGATGAGAAGAATGATTGTTCTTGGCTTATTTACTATGCAATAAACTCAAGGTCTAGTGGCTACTAGATTAAGACTTTTAAACTCGTGCACACTTAGGGGAGAGAATTTGGAAACAATATGGCAGACTAAAATTGGGTTGCAGACAAATTGTCAAAAAGACTTTTGAGTCAGCTAAGATTAACTCATGTAGAGGTATGTGATCATATCAAGATTGACTACAATGTCATAATCAATGACAAGATGTTGTATAGAGGTTGAAGATGGCAAGAGAGAAGTATGTCGGTAATGAGAAGGCTCAATATGAAAAGTTGCGAGACTACCAGCTGGAGCTACATAAAAACAATCCTGGTTAAACTTTCCTTTTATCAGTGGAGACTATTCCCACTCACCCCCCACTATTTGACAAGTTGTATGTCAGCTTATATACATGTAAACAAGGGTTTAAGGCTGGCTGCTGACTATTGATAGGATTAAATGGCTTCTTTCTAAAGGGGTATTACGGGAAATAACTACTGTTAACTATAGCACAAGATGCTAACATTCAATTTTATGTGATTGCATATGTATTAATTGATAGTGAGACTAAAGCTAGCTGAAAATGGTTTATAGAATTGTTACAAAATTACTTGAGCAGTGCTGCTGTAGAAGGGTGAAACTTCATTAGTGATCAACAAAAGGTATCAGCAATATAGTTTTTTAATATCgttaattcttataatttttaattcctttaatttagttataACATCGAGCAATCTTGTGTAGGGTATGCTGTCGGCTCTGAAAGAGGTTATGCCGAATGCACATCATAGAAACTGTGTAAGGCATATATGGAAGAATTTTACTAATACGTATAAGAGCAAGCAGTTGAAGAATGTGGTCTGTGCTTGTACCAAGAGTAGTACGTATGCAGAGTTCAAGGAGAACATGGATAGGACGAAGAGAATTAATGAGGATGCATGGGATTACCTAGCCAAATTCAACTCAGGATGCTAGACCAAGTCACATTTTATCCATTGACCTAAACTTGATAACATCACAAACAATATGACAGAAGCGTGGAATGCCAAGATAGTCCACTACATAGAAAAAGCCTATTTTAATAATGCTAGAGTGAAGATACTACATCATGAGGAGGATGACCTAACATAAAAAGGTCCTGAGCACGTACACAGGCGTGGTGGCATCAGTGCAACAGATGAGGATGAAAGACATCATAAAGGAGTGCAAATATTAAACTGCTCAGTGGACTGGTGATGATGCTAGACATATTTTTGAGGTACAATATCATATGAAGAAAGTTAGAGTGCATCTAGGGAACAACACATGTATTTGTAATATGTGGCAAATTACAAGTAAAAACTTTACATTCATGTTCATTGGTGTTGGGCAGTATTTACTCATATGTGTAGCTGATAATGAAATCATCTTAATATCTTTGATAAAAGTATTATAATGCAAATCTGCTTGCTATGCTAGGCATATGCACGCAATGGCTACAATAGCAAAGCGAGGAGATAGACCAAAGGGTTATGTGCATTAATGGCTGAAGATGGATGGATTCAGGGATACCTATGCTCATTCTATAAGCCTTGTCAACAGTGAGGAGCCGCCAGTAGATCttctccttttatttatttatttatcttttttattttttgtttctcattttatatttttactaattCTGAAATTCAGCAGGATTTTGTGTTGTTGttaggtgatgacaagtcatcttatgctagcttttcaagcaattttcacttgtttcattaggttttattcaccttcttgcattgtaagtaagtaatttggagtggatttgcatggttttgttgaatcaatcaaccatcctttatttgacactaaatcataaggtttaagctaaaattagttggtttttgaatgatttatgaaccttgtgaatttggtgatgctttgattggttgttttgattacttgtaggtgaagaaatggttgaaaaaagaatttttggcacgcttttaaagATAAAGCACGCTTtcgaccttaggccacgctttggaAAGTGTGACCCAAGGTACAAAAGCGTGGCGCACCAAAGGAGGCATGGGCGCTCAGTTCAATCACTTAACTGAGCGCCAGTGGAAGCTCCAAAGGGCAAGGCCAAAGGCGCTGCATGACCAAGGAACCAAAGAAAGCATGGCGTTAAGTTAGTTTACCTAACTGAGCgctacaagaaacaaagaaagcatgggcactcagttaactaagttaactttatcgggcTCCCCAAGGAAAAAAATCAAAGCGCAAGCAAGCAAAAGGGGGCAGCCAGGAT
Encoded here:
- the LOC112751961 gene encoding ABC transporter F family member 3 — its product is MTDVASSVVHEVLGRRVLDVDQPIVDYIVNVLADDDFDFGLDGEGAFEALGELLVAAGCVDDFSECRTVCSKLTDKFGKHGLVKAKPTVRSLAAPFRMNEGMDEGQAKKKKPEPVDGPLLSERDRMKLDRRKRKEERQREAQYQMHLAEMEAARAGMPVVCVRHEGIGGAAVKDIHMEGFNISVGGRDLIVDGSVTLSFGRHYGLVGRNGTGKTTFLRHMAMHAIDGIPMNCQILHVEQEVVGDNTTALQCVLNADIERTQLLEEEAQLLAKQRELEEKNGQSNGEVHKDGISQRLEEIYKRLELIDAYSAEARAASILAGLSFSPEMQKKATKTFSGGWRMRIALARALFIEPDMLLLDEPTNHLDLHAVLWLESYLVKWPKTFIVVSHAREFLNTVVTDIIHLQAQKLTTYRGNYDTFEKTREEQIKNQQKALEANERSRSHMQSFIDKFRYNAKRASLVQSRIKALERMGHVDEIINDPDYKFEFPTPDDRPGPPIISFSDASFGYPGGPILFKNLNFGIDLDSRIAMVGPNGIGKSTILKLIAGELNPSSGTVFRSAKVRIAVFSQHHVDGLDLSSNPLLYMMRCYPGVPEQKLRAHLGSFGVTGNLALQPMYTLSGGQKSRVAFAKITFKKPHIILLDEPSNHLDLDAVEALIQGLVMFQGGILMVSHDEHLISGSVEELWVVSEGRVTPFQGNFQDYKKILQS